agtaaattcaacattgcccaaaagtgcccacccagtaaattattttgcccgcAAAAATTGGGCACCATTATAATACTTATCATAAAACTAACTGCTCTTGAAATCAACTTGAACTTTAAAGAGAGTTTGAATAACGAAAGTGATGTATCTTTTCTGCCAATTCATTGTTGTAAACATTAttaatgtttacaacttcggagtAAGAATAAATATTATACAGTAAGCAATGGTATAGGAAGcgtaaaattatattattttgataataaagacgaatttcatagttctagtccaataaaacagcacttactgtggacgtttcggaaTCTGTCAGAttcctttatcaacactgatgttgttgtgacgaccttctgtgtacaactcgttgttgcttagcaacttggttgccagttggtttcttcaggagatcgtcaaatacgtgagttaggttgtattgcccctcgtctctgttcatggtggtgccctgtTGTCTGATTTTCACTGCCTCTTTGATCCATCGTTTGTATCTGTCTGCCTCTTTGCCTAAAATCTTAGCCTCCTCCCAGTCAATGATGTGGTCTTTCTCGAGAACATGATCTGTGATGGCCGATTTATTGGTAGCTGATTGAGATGCTTTTCTGTTTGCTCTCGTACGAACGTTAACACACGCCTTATCTGCCTCTGCCCTATGTTCTTCCAGTCGCTTACCAAATTTCCTCCCCGTCTCACCGACATAAGTTTCATTGCAATTCTTGCAAGGGATGGAATAAACAACCTCTGTGGTGTTGAGCGGGTCCCTTTTATCTTTAGGGTGCACGAGCATGTTTCTTAAGGTGCAATGGGGCTTCATGGCAGCAGAGATATTGTAACTCTTTAAAGTTCTCGCGATACTCTCCGACACGCCCTCTACGTAGGGGATAACGACAAGGCCTTTTGACTTGGTAGTTTCATCCTTCTTAACTGCCTTCTTCTTCTGCTTTGGTGTATCCATCTGTTGTTTGACTTTCTCAAAACTCCAAGAAGGATAGCCGCAGTTACTAAGTGCATTTTTGATAGTGACTTCCTCTTCTTCCTTGTCTTTATCTTCGGTTATGATCTTATTTTTTCTATCCAGGAGCGTACGAACAACACCCAATTTCTGGTGTAGCGGATGGTGGGAGCTGATATTAAGGTACTGGTCGGTGTGGGTGGCTTTCCGATATACCAGTAACTTTATTGTGCCATCGTCGCGTCTAACTATCAAAGTGTCTAAGAACGGTATCTTTCCATCTTTTTCCTGCTCATAAGTGAATTTGACTAACTCACGTATTTGACGATCTCctgaagaaaccaactggcaaccaagttgctacgcaacaacgagttgtacacagaaggtcgtcacaacaacatcagtgttgataaaggaaTCTGACAGATTCCGAAACGTCCACAGTtagtgctgttttattggactagagctatgaaattcgtctttattttcaataacagtcctgaagaacatgttcagtaatatattattttgagcaatttccacacaaaacctgaaagaattcaTTGAGCTCATAAATTTAGATTCTTGAGTGAGGCGTGTTTTTAATAGATTTGAAACATTATTTAAAACTTAATCCAGATATATACATTGCTCATTTCAAGTCTTTAAGCATGCGTTTTTTGGATTAGTATTGATGGCAGTAAGGTATAaccagggaataaataaagattgggaagcgtcacttgatataaaaagtaatacaactatggaagccgccattaccttgccatcgcgtaggcctggaacactaccgcgatttctaccggctgcatcgcgcCCGTGCTCCGCGTTGCAGTAATGAAAATAACCCCTAAAATcgcggcttgctgcatccacggttagactttttcaagcctgctacagtgcatttttttcaaatgttgaacagcttttttaatacttttaattatattttttaacgCATCCATGAACCTAATTTATCAAATACATTAAATCtaccaacaatcccgctatccgggccaagatttataaaagaaaaatactgtttcaatcacgaaaattaaccaaaatttcgcgcatacacgtaagacttggcgatagtctattcagatatcgttgtcaagctcgaggtgattgacccctaatgattgacagttgggaacgcgTACT
This DNA window, taken from Amphiura filiformis unplaced genomic scaffold, Afil_fr2py scaffold_101, whole genome shotgun sequence, encodes the following:
- the LOC140144948 gene encoding uncharacterized protein: MTYNHVFDAWLEIYSARDRQIRELVKFTYEQEKDGKIPFLDTLIVRRDDGTIKLLVYRKATHTDQYLNISSHHPLHQKLGVVRTLLDRKNKIITEDKDKEEEEVTIKNALSNCGYPSWSFEKVKQQMDTPKQKKKAVKKDETTKSKGLVVIPYVEGVSESIARTLKSYNISAAMKPHCTLRNMLVHPKDKRDPLNTTEVVYSIPCKNCNETYVGETGRKFGKRLEEHRAEADKACVNVRTRANRKASQSATNKSAITDHVLEKDHIIDWEEAKILGKEADRYKRWIKEAVKIRQQAWIDYGSNHQIRITGVNAT